Part of the bacterium genome is shown below.
AACAACTACCACTTTGAAATGGAACTGGTGCTGGCCGTGGGCAAGGCCGGTTTCCGCGTCACCGCCGACAAGGCACACGAGGTCATCTACGGCTACGCGGCCGGTCTGGACATGACGCGCCGCGACCTGCAGCTGGTCGCCCGCGACAAGGGCCGTCCCTGGGACCTGGGCAAGGACATCGAAGAAGGTTCGGTCTGCTCCGAGATCGTGCCGATGGAGGGCCAGATCGTCGACCAAGGCGCCATCGCACTGGAAGTCAACGGCGCCACCCAACAGTCGTCCGACGTGGCCAAGCTGATCTGGAACATCCGGGAAATCATTGCCGACCTGTCCCAGTTCTACCACCTGCAACCCGGCGACCTCATCTACACCGGGACGCCCGAAGGCGTGGGCGCCGTGGTGGCGGGCGACCGGATCACCGGCCGCGTGGAAGGTGTGGCCGAGATCGCGCTGGCCGTGGGTCCGGCCGAATGAAGCTTCACAACTTCCGCCGCGCGGCGCCTGCGCAACAACCCGATGCCGCCTGAGCGCGGCCGCGCGCGGCAGACGGTCAGGCCTTGTCGCCGCCCGGGTTCAGCAGGCGGTGAACCATCTCCTGGTCGTCCTTGACGATGTGTTCCAGCAGCCAGTTGGCGAGAAAGCGGTGCAGCGCGTGCCCCTGGCCCTCTTCCCGGCTGTCCTGTTCGGCCATCGCCTGGATGCGGTCGGCAAAGGCCTGGTGACGGCGCGCGTGCTGGTCCAGTGCGGCCTGGGGCATGCCGCGGTCGCGCGCCC
Proteins encoded:
- a CDS encoding fumarylacetoacetate hydrolase family protein; protein product: MTPYLFTPPAVQSLPIRGKTERFPINRIFCVGRNYHAHAVEMGKPVDKSAERPFYFTKSPQTLVQSGATVAYPPGTNNYHFEMELVLAVGKAGFRVTADKAHEVIYGYAAGLDMTRRDLQLVARDKGRPWDLGKDIEEGSVCSEIVPMEGQIVDQGAIALEVNGATQQSSDVAKLIWNIREIIADLSQFYHLQPGDLIYTGTPEGVGAVVAGDRITGRVEGVAEIALAVGPAE